Within Saccharomonospora cyanea NA-134, the genomic segment AGGGGCAGAACGACCAGCGAGTTGCGGGTCGCGCCGGTGAACACGATCGCCCTCCCGGCCGGAACGTCCAGCCGGAACAGGCGAGCGACGGCGAGTCCGGCAATGGCCATGGCGACCAGGAAGAGCACGTAGAACGGCACGACATGGGCCACCGCGGCCAGGTCGTCACCCAGCTTGGGTACCTGGGAGGCCACCACCGTCAACAAGGTCGCGGCCATCAGCGGGACCATCGTCGTGCCCACCGCGTCGGCGACCCGCTGACCCGTTGCCCTGCGCGCGGCCCAACCCTGGGTGAGCCAGGCCAGGGTCAGCGGGATGACGATGAGCACGACGAACGCCTCGACGAACGGGCCGATCTCGACGACGTCGGCCAACTCCGCGCCCAGGAACAGCAGCAGATAGCCGGGCAGCAGCACCATCTGCACAACCAGCAGCAACGGCGTTGCCGCGAGCAGTCGTCTGCTGCTGCCGCCCGCCAGACCGCTGAAGGCGATGACGTAGTCCACGCACGGCGTCAGCAGGACCAGCAGCACTCCCAGGCGCACGGCCCGGTCGGCGGGCAGGAAGGCGAACATCGCCGCGACCACCAGCGGCACCACCACGAAGTTCACCACCAGCGCTGCGGCCAGGAACCGGCCGGACCGCAGGGAGCGGCCCAGCTCAGCGGCAGGTACCTGCAAGAACGTCACATACAGCAGAGCCGCGAGCACCGGAGTGAGGACGTGCTCCAGCCCCGGTCCCGCACCGGGGGCACCCCAGCCCAGCAGGGCCCCGGCCGCCAGCGCTCCCACGTAGACGGCGACCTGGTGGCGTTCCATCCTTGCGACCAGGCCGGATGCGGGTGACAACGTCGGTGCTCCTTGCGGGGTTGTGTGATGGCAGGCCGGACGCGGCGGCGGGGGAGTGGTCAGGCTGGGGTGAACAGCTCGGCCAGCAGGGCGGAGCCCTCGGCAGGGGCGCGGACCTGGGAGGCGCAGCACCGGGCCGTCCAGCTGCAGGAGGAAGTCGAAGAACGGGCAGCACTGCTGCTCGGAGGCGACCAGCTCCGCCGTGCGCCGCTCGACCTCCGCGATCCGGGCGAAGACCCGGGGCCGCAGGTCGGCCTTCACGTCCTTGCAGGCTCCCGACTCCCACACCCGCAACAGCTCGGCGATCTCCTCCAGCGGCAATCCCAGCTGCTTGGCCGTGCCGATGAATGCCAGCCGCTCCACAGCGTCCTCGCCGTAGACCCGGTAGCCGGCCGGAGTCCGCGCGGCGGGCAGCAGCCCCGCAGTCTCGTAGAACCGCAAGGTCGTGGCCGGAGTACCGGTGCGTTCGGCCAGTTGGGAGATCCGCATCGTGCTCACCCCACGACGGTAGACCTTCGACCCGGCTTGAAGGTCAACCCTGCTTGGCGGTCCCGGCTCACCCGCGTCTGGAGGCCCCGATCTGTCCGTCGAGGACACCGCCACGACCGGACTCGGCCCATCGCGACGGCGCCCGTATCCGACGTGAGCGACCGGACGTACTCCGACGAGTCTTTCCGTGTCCCCTCGCCCTTCCGGCAGCTTCGCGCGGGCGCTGCTGGGGCTAGGCGAGGCGTCGAGCTTCCTGATCGCCGCGGTCGGTGAAACGGTATCGGTAGGACGTGGGCGTGGTCGCGTAGTGTGCGACGAAGTTCTGCCGGAAGGTGACCGTGCTGGCGAATCCGCAGACTTCGGCGATGCGGGAAACGGGCCAGGTGGTCGTCTCCAGCAGTCGGCGGGCCTCGTCGAGTCTGCGGGTGAGCACCCACCTGGCCGGGCTCATCCCGGTCGTCTCGTGGAAGCGGCGGGAGAAGTTGCGCGGGCTCATGCGTGCGCGGGCGGCCATAGCGTCGACGGAAAGACGCTGATCGAGGTGGGCGAGCGCCCATTCGATGGTCTCCCCGATGGGGCCCGTCGCGTGACCGAGGACAGGACGGTCGATGTACTGGGCCTGGTCGCCCTCCCGGTGTGGTGCGATGACGAGGTGGCGAGCGACAGCAGCGGCCGCGGCGGATCCGAGACGGGTGCGGACGACGTGAAGGCAGGCATCGAGAGCAGAGGCCGTACCGGCTGAGGTGAGCACATCGCCGTGATCCAGGTAGAGGGCGTCCGCGCGCACGTCGACAGCGGGGTAGCGTTCGGACAACCGGGAGGCCGCGGCCCAGTGCGTGGCCGCCGCGCGATTGTCGATCACGCCGCTTGCCGCCACGGGAAACGCGCCCAGGCACAGCCCGGCGATCACAGCTCCACGTTCGTGTGCGGCGCGGATCAGGCCGACGAGCCGCTCGTCCGGTTCCGGGAAGTCATCGGGCCAAGACGGGAAGACGAGCAAGTCGGCCGAGTCCGCCGCTCCGGCCCCGGCGAGATCGTCGATCACGATCCCTTCCTCTGTACGAACGGGACACCCGTGCGCGCTCCACACCGTGGTGCTCCATCCCGTCGCCAGACCCTGCCGGGACACTTCGCCGAACACGAGCAGCGGCGCGGCGAGGTGGAACGCGGTGATCTTCTCGAAAGCGTGAACGGCGATGCGCAAGACTTGTCCTGATTTCATCGAACATCTGCTTCTCTGCCACTCACTGTAATGCCCTTTCCGAGGCGAGGATGGGTTCCGGCGCTGTTATCCACGCCGCACCCGTCCGACCAAGGAGAACACCATGAACGCCCCACGCCGGGCCCTCGTCCTCATCGACGTGCAGCAGGAGTACTTCGGCGGACCACTGTCCATCCAGTACCCGCCTCGCGACGAATCGCTCGCCCGCATCCTGCGCGCTGTCGACGTCGCCGAGCAGGCGGACGTGCCCGTCGTGATCGTCCAGCACGAGTACCCCGCCGGTGCCCCGGTCTTCACGGCGGGCTCTGCCGGCTGGGAGCTCTCCCCGGAGGTCGAGCGCCGCGCAGGAGTGGCGTCGAAGCGCGTGGTCAAGAGCTTCTCCAGCATCTTCGCCGCCACCGACCTCGCGGAATGGGCGCGGGAGAACGAGATCGACACGCTGACCCTGGTCGGCTATATGACCAACAACTGCGTCCTCACGTCCGCTGCCGCGGCCGAACCCCTCGGCTTCCGAGTCGAGGTGCTCTCGGACGCGACCGGCGCCATCCACCTCGCCAACGACGCGGGAACGGCACCGGCACGGCAGGTCCACGAGACGGTGATGACGCTACTGCACTCGAACTGGGCCGCGGTCACCGAAACCGAGACGTGGGCCTCCGCCGTCCTCGCCGGGCGCGACCTTCCCAAGAGCGACCTCGTCTCCTCGGCCACACAGGGCCGCGCCGCGCTCTGAGTCGAGGGCGGTCCCCGCGTGAGGGCTTCTCCGCCAGGCTTCGACGTGATGCCCGGCCGCTCCACTCGCAGGGACGAACCTGACAACGACGTTCGGCGGGCCCCGGACATGATCTGGGGCCCGCCTGCCGTTCGTCAGGCTGCCGTTGTGCTGCGGGTGGTCGTGGTGCCGTGTTGCTCGGTCTCGGTGACCGGCCGGGCGTTGAGAGTGACGAGGGCGAGTGCGCCCGCGGTAACGAGCAACGCGGAGGCGACGGCCAGCGCGGTGCTGTATCCGGTGACAAGGGCGGCTCCCGCGGTGTCCCCGGCGTGCTCGGGCCCGGCGGAGACGGTCGCGGCGATGCCGGCGAGCACAGCCAGACCGAGAGCGACGCCGACCTGCTGAGCGGAGTTGAGCAGGGCCGAGGCGATCCCGGCCTTGTCCGTGTCGACGCGGTAGACCGCGGCTTGTGTGAGCGCGAGGACACCTGATACGAAGCCGAACCCGAGGACGAACATCGCCGGCGCCAGAGGCAGCCAGTAGCCCGTATCGACGGTGATCGTGGAGAACCAAAAGGCGGCCGCAGCGCTCAGCAGTGCACCGAGGGCGGCGACCAGGCGTGGCGCGGCACGCAGCAGCAGCTTCGGGGCGATCCCGGCGCCGAGCACGAGTCCGGCGGCGAACGGTAACCACGCCGCCCCTGTCTGCATCGGGCTGAACTGCTGAACCTTCTGCAGGTAGAGGGTGATGACGTAGAGAGTTCCCATGGGGCCGATGGCCAGCAGCAGCATGGTCGCGTAGGCCCCGGTGCGGTTGCGGTCCCGGAACAGGCTCAGCGGAACCAGCGGACTGTGACTGCGGGCCTGCGTGGCGACGAACACCGCGAGAAGCGCCGCGGCCACGCCGACGAGTGTGAGTGCGAGCGGGTCGGTGAGTCCGTCCTCACCGAAACGGGTGATCGAGTACACCAGCGCGACCATCCCACCGGTGCCCAGTACCGCGCCCGTGATTCCGAGTTGACCCTCATGGCTGTCGGCGGAGACCAGGGTACGGCTGCCGAGCAGGACGAGCAGGCCGATCGGGACGTTGACGAAGAACACCCACCGCCAGCCGAGGGTGCCGGTCAGCACACCACCGAGCAGCAGGCCGATCACGACGCCCAGCCCGGACATCGCCCCGTACAGCGACAACGCCCTGTCCCGGGTCTTGCGCTCGGAGAAGGTGGTGGCGATCAACGCCAGGGCATTCGGTGAGGCCAGCGCAGCGCCCAACCCCTGCACCGCCCGGGCGCCGACGAGCATCGCGGCGTTCTGCCCGAAACCGCCCACCAGCGAGGCGAGGACAAAGATCGCGATGCCGGTCTGCAGGGTGCGGCGCCGCCCCCACAGATCACCGATCCGGCCGCCCAGGAGCAAGAGGGCACCGAAGGCGAGGATGTAGGCGTTGACGATCCAGGGCAGGTGCACCGGGTCCACGCCGAGTGCCTGTTGAATGCTCGGCAGCGCGATGTTCACGACCGAGTCGTCCAACACCAGCATCAACTGCGCGGTAGCGATCACCAACAGCGGTATCAACACTCTCCGCCGTTCCGCTTTCGTCGTCACACCGACTCCTTCACATGGTCTGGGGAAGTCTGTTCCGGCACTCGGGGCAGTTGGCTCACCGAGAGACTCTCCGTACCCCCACCCCGTAGGGGTATCAACCCTGGTTGCCGGTGTCAAACGGATGAGGTGATGAGCACGCGGCAGGGGAGCGATAGGCCCGGCCCTCCCGCGACGTGCCGACTCCGTCGGGAGTGAGCCGGGTCACCGGGAGAGCGTCGGATCGGCCGCGGGGCCCGAGTCAGACTGCGGGGCTTCGCCTATCCGGCCTTGTGGCGCTGGTAGTGGCGAGCGACCCGGGCTCGGTTGCCGCACCGGGCGGCCGAGCACCAGCGACGGCGGGGATGCGCCGGCAGGAACAGCAGGATGCAGTCGTCGGCCTCACACTCGCGCACCTTGGCCACGTCCGGGCGAGCCAGGAAGTCGGCAGCGGCCTCGGCGAGCCATGCCGTCAGCCGTTCACTCGCCGACCCCAGGCGCCGACGGGTGGCAACGACCCCCGTCTCGCGCCATGACAGCTCGCTGATGGCGGGCGCTGCGCGCTGGAACCGGTTCAGTGCGCCGATGTCGGCCCTACGGGGGCGGACACCTCGGCGGACGTGGTCGAGCGTGCGTGCGGTGTGCTCCCGCAGTGCGCGCACGGCCTCCAGTTCCCGCCCGGTGATCTCCTGCGGCATCTCCGGTAGCCGGTCGGCCTCCAGGAGTAGCCAACCGCGTAGACCCTCCGGTGTGGCGAGCGCGTCACCGACGGCTGACCGGGTGTTGACCAGGTCCAATGCCAGCGGCTCGCCCACGAGTAGAACCCCATCACTCATAGGCTAATGCTATCTCAGTCTTTGATGCATTAGCATGACGTCGTCGAGCGCTAATGCGTTATCAACACCTGAAGGGATTAGGATGACGTCTGATCGGATCATGCGCACGGCCCACCGTCACATCGACGTCGACGGTGTCCGGGCCTTCCACCGTGAGTCACTGCCGACAGGGCGGCTGCACCTGTGCTGCTCCTGCACGGCTTCCCCTCCGCCTCGCACCAGTTCCGCCGCCTCACCGACGTTCTTGGCTCTCGCTACCGGATGATCGCCCCGGACGGTTGGATCCTGGACCAGTATTTCCTCGACAAGTCCGAGCGCTGGCAAGCGCAGCTGGCACACCCCGCCCACGCTCATCGCCTGAGGCAGCAACGACCCGTTCTTCCTCGAGCCCGGAGGCCGCGCCTACCTGTGCGACCTGCCCGAGGCCGGACTCCACCTCTTCGGCACCGGCCACTTCGCCCTCGACACCCACCTGCCGGAGATCGCCCCCTGATCGCCGACTTCCTCGACCGCGCCTGGAAGTGATCACGTCCATCGAGTGAGGGAGCACACCGAAGGGTGTGTCCTCGCCCGGCAGCGCCCAACAGGCCCACAACGCGGTCTGATCTGTACCTCTCCCCAGGAGCCCGTGATGAACAGCAACAGTCAAGACCAGATCTACGACCTGGCGGTCATCGGAGCAGGATCGGCGGCCAAGGCCGCAGCGACGGAGGCGCGACGGCGCGGCAAGTCGGTCGCCATGGTGGAGCGAGCCGCTCCCGGAGGCACCTGCCTGAACGTCGGGTGCATCCCTTCGAAGAACATGCTCGCCGCGGCTGCCGCACGAGCATCGGCCCAGAACAACCGATTCCCCGGCATCCTCACCTCAGCCGGACCCGTCGACCTGTCGCTACTGGTAGAGGCCAAGGACGAATTCATCCGCGAGCGGCGGGAGAAGGACCACGTCAAGGCGACCGAGCAGGCAGGAATCGTTCTCCTGCGCGGGACAGCGTCCTTCACACCCTCCGGACAGGAACGTCCCACGCTGATGGTCACCGGGCCGAACGGCGAGGAGACCCCGATCTCCGCGGAGCACGTCCTCATCGCCACTGGTGCCCAGCCTTTCATCCCGGACGTCCCCGGCCTCGCGGACGTCGACCATCTGACGTCCGCGAGCGCCATGTCACTGGACCGGGTCCCCGAGTCCCTGCTCGTGGTCGGCGGGAACGCGATCGGTCTGGAGCAGGCCCAGTTGTTCTCCCGCCTGGGGGCCAGGACCACCGTGGTCGAACTGGCCCCGCGGATCGCCCCGTTCGAGGACCCGTCCATCTCCGCGACCTTGCAGCAGGCGTTGACCGATGACGGGATCGACTTCCTGACCGGCGCGAACCTGACCGGCGTGCAGCCGACCGGGACCGGCGTCCTCGCGACAGTGACGGTCGGCAGCGACAAGCTGAGGATTCCCACAGAGAAGATCCTTGTCGCCACTGGGCGACGCCCGGCGACGGACGGCCTGAATCTCGACGCTGTCGGAGTGGAGTTGGGCCCGCGGGGTGAGGTGACCGTCGACGAGCACCTGCGCACTGTCCATCCGCGAATCTGGGCAGCAGGAGACGTCACGGGACAGCGGCAGTTCGTCTACGTGGCCGGTGCCCAGGGCGTCACGGCCGTGTCCAACATCTTCGGTGACAGCCCCCGGACACTGGACTACACCGCTGTGCCCCGGGTGACCTTCACCTCGCCCGCCGTAGCATCGGTCGGTCTGACACCTCACGAGGTGGAGGCCACGGAGCAGCCGTACGAAACGCGCGAGTTGCCGCTTGCCTTCGTGCCCAGGGCGATGGTCAGTCAACGCACCAACGGCCTCCTGAAGTTGGTGTCCGAGCCCGGAGCGGGGCGAATCCTGGGCGTTCACATGGTGGGTGAGGAAGCGGGGGAGGTCATCACGGCGGCTACCTACCTGCTCTCGGCGGGCTTCACCGTCGAGCGACTGGCTGGTACGTGGGCCCCGTTCCTCACGATGGCCGAGTCGCTGCGGATCGCGGCGCAGGCGCCACCGACCGTGTGAAGGTGGCGGTGCCGACGCCGAGCGGTGGATCGCCTGGGACCACGCAGCGCATCCGTTCCTCCTGCAGGACAGGACCAGGCTGCAGTGGAGGGCTCACTCGTCCAGGGGAACCAGCGGTGCAGGTGAAGGAGAACGCTCCAGCCCGGCTAGCGTGAGCAAGTTGACACGGACAAAGGCGTCCGGAAAGGGTCATCCGGCTGGAGCTCTGGCGGGTGTCCATCCCGCACGTTCGGCCGCCCGCAGATCATCGGCAGGCTTGGCCTTGAGGTGAACCTCCGGCTCTGTCCCGGAGTGGGGGGATTGCGAGGCACTTCAGGGTCGAATGATGATCTTGCCAGCGTGTTGACCCTGAACGAATCGTCGTTGCGCTTGGTGGATCTCGGCAAGCGGATAGCGCGCAGCGATGCGGGGGCTGATCCTTCCGGTGCGGGCGGCCTGGACGAGCTTGGCGAAGTGCTCGCGGGTGTGCATGGACGAACCGATCAGCCGCCGGTTGTGCAGGTAGAGACGCCGCAGATCGAACGACACCACTGGCCCGGCGACGGCCCCCGCGATCACCCACCGCCCGTCGTCGGCCAGCAGGGGCAGGAGCTGTTCGATCAAACGCCCGCCGACGACGTCGGCGACGACCGGGAGCCCGGCGGGGCTCAGTGCGCGAATCCGGGAAGCGAGATCGTTGTCGTCACGGGCGAGGACGTGGGCTGCGCCGGCGGTACTGACCTGGTCGGCTTTGGAGCGGCTGGTGATCGCGATGACAGTGGCGCCGCGCGCGGCCGCGAGCTGCACCAGTGCCAGCCCCACTCCGCCGGAAGCGCCGGTGACCAGCACCGTCTCCCCGTCGTGGAGTTCGACGCGTTCGAGCATGCCCATCGCGGTGCCGTAGGCCACCGGAAGGCATGCCAGCTGCTCGTCCGAGAGCGGCGAGTCGGCCATGTCGTAGGCCTGAGCGGCCGGCACCACGACGTATTGGGCGAACCCGCCGTCGGCCTCGCTGCCCAGCAGCCCGACGGGCGGCGCCTGCGCGCTCTCGTCGCGATACAACGCCGGATCGACCAGAACCCGTCGCCCAACAAGATCGTTGGACACTCCGGAGCCGACGGCGGCGACCGTGCCGGCGATGTCGCCGCCCTGGATTCGAGGGAACGCGATTGCGCCCCGCCATCCCGCAAGCGCGTCCGGCTGTCCGGGCAGGCCATACGCACCTTGCCTGGTCCAGATATCGGTGTTGTTCACCGCCGCGGCACTCACCCGCACCAACAGCTCACCGGCACCCGGCTGCGGCACGGGCACATCCTGACGTAACTGCAGGACATCGAGCTCGCCATGGGCGACCAGGACGACGGCTGTCATCCATTCATCCACCCGGACCATTCTGACATCGCCAGAAAGCGAACAGTGACACCGACCGAACTCTTCTCCGCCTCTCGGGTGACCGTCCTCCTCGCGCTCCAGCGCGGAGCCGCTTCACCCGACAGTCGTTGGAGAGGCTGCCGGTGTTCGGCAGCCTCTCCAACCCCATGCCTCGCCCCCGCCCAGGACACCACTACATCGACCTCACTCGCGCCCACCTGCTGCACGGCGACCGCGACGCCTCGCCGACGGCGTCGCAGCAGGCACACCGGATCACATCTCAGCAAACCCGCCCGCACCCGATGGTGCGCGACACCACCGCCGTGCTGGTCAGTCCGCCTCGCCGATTCAGCTCCGATCCGGCCAGCTACGCCGGATGGCTCCGCCTCAACCACTGAGCCTGCGTTCCGTCGTTGCTTCCCAGCGCACGAGGCGAAAGTGGGATGCCGATACTGTGCTGATCGGAGCTTGAGAAACATCGGAACGGTGGACAGCGCTAAGCCATGAGCCGAGCTCATCGGCGGCTGCCTTCGGGAGGCCCAGGCCGGGTGGGCAGTATCGGTTCTCAACATGGTCGGTGGTGACAAGACCGGTAAGGCGAACCCGATGACGAGCACGACCGTGCTGACCGAAGACAAGGGGATTGGCGTGCACGGAATCGGTGTGCGTTACTCTCCGGCGCGCTGTTGTCGACACATCCTTGGGGAGCAGACTTTGATGACCAAGCGAGTCAACCGCCGAGCCCTTCTTGTCGGTTTCTTCACCGCGCCTTTCCTCGTCGCGTGCGGCGACAACAAGAAGCGGAAGCGGCGTGGTAGCGGGGGCGGAGGGAAGAGTAGGCGTTGAGAACCCGGTCCGACGCCAACGGTTTACAGCAGGAGCGACACACGCAGCGCGCCGTAGACGTGCCAGGAACCCTCGGCCTTCCGCAGGGGTGAGAAGTATTGTGCCCGGCCCCCGAGTCGGCTTTCAGCGGCCCGGCGTCCACCGTCACCACCCGGTAGTACCACGTCTGCCCTCGGGACCGAGGGTGTCGTGGTGCGGATGGCTACGGAATCGTCACCGCCGGTGTGCTCGCGATGGTGTGGGCTTTGTTGTTGGCTGCTTACAAGCGGGCCTCGAAACCTCTGGCCGCAGGTCGACCCAGAACCATCTTGTGTGGACATGGCGCCTCCTATGCGTGCTCTGCTTCGTGCCGGGTCGACGGGAGCCGACGGGCGAGCACGAACCCGGCGACACCGAGCACACCGAGTCCGATACCGGTGAGCAGCCGCGGTGTCTCGACCTCCGAGCAAGCCGCCGGCCCGCCGGGGCTGTCCGCCTCGTTGTCGCCCGAGGTGAATACGAGACCGCAGTTGAGCCGAACGCTGGTGACCAGCCCGACCGTCCCGCCGCCGATCACCGGGTCGTCCTCGCCGAGCAGGTCGGCGGGCAGGATCATGACCTGGTCGCTGGTGCCGCGGCCCCACGCGTACTTGACATCGACGTCGTAGGGCGCTCCGCCCTCACCCACGTAGTAGAGCGCGATCCGGGGGACCAGCAGGAGCCACAGCGCGAAGCCGAGCGCGACGGAGGACGCGAGCCGCCCCCAGAGACGAGGACGTCGAAGTGGGTTCATGCCTGCGAACGTTAGCTCCGTGCCTTCTGGAGCGGGTCTGTCTTGACCGGAAGATGCCATGGTGCCGCCGATCCGGCGGCCGACAACGACGCCGCGCCCGGCGAGCCTGCTGAGGGGCAGTGCGCCGCTGCGACGGCAGGAAAGAACGGCCTGAAGGTGCTGAACAGGCCGGAGCGACCGCGATATCCGAACGGACGAGCGTGAAACGGTCTCCCCGGACTGGTTCCAGCGGCATCAGGACGGTGACCGGGCTCTTCGCCATGATTTTGCTGCGCACGCTCGCCGGTGAGTGGCATCATTCCTGCAATCGTTCGCGCCCGTGTGGGCGGACATGATGGGGGAGGTACCGGGTGAACGGGTACCAGGCGGAGATCGGCGCCCTGCGGACCGCTGCGGTGGCGGTGCGCAAGGCATCCGAACAGGTGTCCGCCGTCGATCTGGTCGGGGCGGTTCGCGGCGCTGGAGCCGGCATGCCCGGATCGCGCTGTGTACAGTCGTTCGACGCTGTGGGCAAGACGTGGCATTCCGCGCTCACCGGATGGGTCAGGCAGGCTGATGACTACGCTGATGCGCTGAACTCGGCGGCGGACGACTACAGCGCCAACGAAGACGCCGCGAGCGCCGCGTTCGGTGGCACGGGGGCGGATTGATGGCCACCTACGGAGACGTGCGACAGTGGCGCCCCGATCCGCTCGACGAGGCCGAGCAGGAGCTCAAGCGCCGTTCGGACACGTTGCTCGGGTTGTCCGACGAGTTCGCCGCGACGGGCACCCCGGCGGAGTGGGCCGGCGACGCCGCCGACTCCGCGAAAGGCAAACACAAGGCCATCATCGACCGGATGGAACACCTCGTCGCCGAGGTTTCCGCCGCCCGCTCGGCGATCGGCCGGACGGCGGACGCCGTCATCGGTCTGGGGCACGCCGTCAAGGAGGTCGACGGCCTGGCCTCCGCCAACGGGTTCGCCATCGGTGACGACGGTTCCGTCAAGGACGTCGCACCACCGCGGACGGTGCCCGCCGAGCAGGAGGACGAGGTGCGGCGCGAACGGGAACGGATCCGCGCCGAACTCGTCGACCGCGTGGAGCAGATCCTCCGCCGCGCCGACGACATCGACTCCGACCTCGCCGGAGTACTGGGCAAGGTCGCGAGCGGGCAGATCGGGGACGACGGCGCGACGACGCTCGCCGCGGCGGCGGAGGCTGGGCAACGCCAAGGTGTGTTGTCGGTGCTGGAACCGCCCAGCGGCAAGGGCACGCCCGGGGACAACGCCGGATGGTGGGACACGCTCTCCGACGAGGAGCGGAAATACGTCATCACCAACCATCCGGAGTGGATCGGCAACCGTGACGGGGTCCCCTTCACCGCGAGGGACGAGGCCAACCGCGCACTGCTGGTCAGTGAGAAGGAACGGTTACAGGAGGAGGCCCGCCGTTTGCAGGCCGACCTGGACGACAACCTCTTCGGGGGCGTGTTCACCGACACGGACGACAAACTCGACCGGGTCAAGGAGAAACTCGAGTCGATCAAGGCGATCGAGGAAACCCTTGCCAGGCCGGGTGAGCGGCAGCTCCTGCTGTTCAACACGGACAGCGAGCGCGCGGAGGCGGCCATCGCCAACGGCAACGTCGACACCGCCGACCACGTCTCCGTGTTCGTCCCCGGCCTGACGTCCAACGTGCCGGACAGCATGGCCGGCTACGACTCGAACATGGACCACCTCCAGAAGCGGGCCGAAGACGAACTCAACCGTTACGGTGACGGCGGCACGGTCGCCACCGTCACCTGGATCGGCTACCAGGCCCCGCAGCTCACGCTGGGCAGCCTGTTCTCCGACAACTCGGTGGCGCTCGACAGCGCCGCGAAGGCCGGTGCGGAGAAACTCACCCCGTTCCTGCAAGGCATCGACACCGCGCGGGACACCGATGCCCACCTCACCGCGCTCGGCCACTCCTACGGTTCGACCACCACCGGCTTCGCGCTCCAGAACAACACCGGGGTGGACGATGCGGTGTTCTTCGGCTCGCCGGGAATCGGCACCGACGACCTCGAGGACGTCAAGGTCCCCGACGGTCACTCCACCTACATCGAAGCGAAGAACGACGCCGTGGGCGATCTCCGCCGGTTCGGCATCGACCCCAGCCACATGGACGGTATGCAGTACGGTTCCTCGGCCGAGTCACGACACCCCGGCGACGGGCACGTGCTGACGGGCGTCACCGGCCACACGTCGTATCTCGACGACGGCAGCACCAGCCAGTACAACATGGCGGTCATCACCGCAGGCCTGTCGGACCGAGTCGTAGAGGGCGCCGAGAAGGGCTTCGGCGATACCCTGACGGAGCCCTTCTCGGACTGATGCACAAAAGACACCTGCTCACGGCACTCGCATCCGCCGTCGCGCTGTTCGTGACCGGATGCGGCTCCGACCCAGCGAAGGACGGATCAGTGAACCCCCTGTTCAACGAGCTGTTGGACCGGCCCGACATCGAGACCGTGCAGCGCGACTACCTCGCGTTGCTCGAGCTCGTCCGCAACCGGTTGGTCAGCGACCTCGGACTCGAGCCGTTCGTCCTCGACGCCGAAGAGCCGATCAGCGGTTCCGCGTGCCCGGGCGAGTTGTCCACCGTTCGCGAGGCGGAGGT encodes:
- a CDS encoding bile acid:sodium symporter, producing MERHQVAVYVGALAAGALLGWGAPGAGPGLEHVLTPVLAALLYVTFLQVPAAELGRSLRSGRFLAAALVVNFVVVPLVVAAMFAFLPADRAVRLGVLLVLLTPCVDYVIAFSGLAGGSSRRLLAATPLLLVVQMVLLPGYLLLFLGAELADVVEIGPFVEAFVVLIVIPLTLAWLTQGWAARRATGQRVADAVGTTMVPLMAATLLTVVASQVPKLGDDLAAVAHVVPFYVLFLVAMAIAGLAVARLFRLDVPAGRAIVFTGATRNSLVVLPLALALPDQLAVAAVVVVTQTLVEVVGMVVYVRVVPRLLPAPAGIEQPPGQ
- a CDS encoding GlxA family transcriptional regulator; the protein is MRIAVHAFEKITAFHLAAPLLVFGEVSRQGLATGWSTTVWSAHGCPVRTEEGIVIDDLAGAGAADSADLLVFPSWPDDFPEPDERLVGLIRAAHERGAVIAGLCLGAFPVAASGVIDNRAAATHWAAASRLSERYPAVDVRADALYLDHGDVLTSAGTASALDACLHVVRTRLGSAAAAAVARHLVIAPHREGDQAQYIDRPVLGHATGPIGETIEWALAHLDQRLSVDAMAARARMSPRNFSRRFHETTGMSPARWVLTRRLDEARRLLETTTWPVSRIAEVCGFASTVTFRQNFVAHYATTPTSYRYRFTDRGDQEARRLA
- a CDS encoding cysteine hydrolase family protein; protein product: MNAPRRALVLIDVQQEYFGGPLSIQYPPRDESLARILRAVDVAEQADVPVVIVQHEYPAGAPVFTAGSAGWELSPEVERRAGVASKRVVKSFSSIFAATDLAEWARENEIDTLTLVGYMTNNCVLTSAAAAEPLGFRVEVLSDATGAIHLANDAGTAPARQVHETVMTLLHSNWAAVTETETWASAVLAGRDLPKSDLVSSATQGRAAL
- a CDS encoding MFS transporter gives rise to the protein MTTKAERRRVLIPLLVIATAQLMLVLDDSVVNIALPSIQQALGVDPVHLPWIVNAYILAFGALLLLGGRIGDLWGRRRTLQTGIAIFVLASLVGGFGQNAAMLVGARAVQGLGAALASPNALALIATTFSERKTRDRALSLYGAMSGLGVVIGLLLGGVLTGTLGWRWVFFVNVPIGLLVLLGSRTLVSADSHEGQLGITGAVLGTGGMVALVYSITRFGEDGLTDPLALTLVGVAAALLAVFVATQARSHSPLVPLSLFRDRNRTGAYATMLLLAIGPMGTLYVITLYLQKVQQFSPMQTGAAWLPFAAGLVLGAGIAPKLLLRAAPRLVAALGALLSAAAAFWFSTITVDTGYWLPLAPAMFVLGFGFVSGVLALTQAAVYRVDTDKAGIASALLNSAQQVGVALGLAVLAGIAATVSAGPEHAGDTAGAALVTGYSTALAVASALLVTAGALALVTLNARPVTETEQHGTTTTRSTTAA
- a CDS encoding CGNR zinc finger domain-containing protein, coding for MSDGVLLVGEPLALDLVNTRSAVGDALATPEGLRGWLLLEADRLPEMPQEITGRELEAVRALREHTARTLDHVRRGVRPRRADIGALNRFQRAAPAISELSWRETGVVATRRRLGSASERLTAWLAEAAADFLARPDVAKVRECEADDCILLFLPAHPRRRWCSAARCGNRARVARHYQRHKAG
- the merA gene encoding mercury(II) reductase yields the protein MNSNSQDQIYDLAVIGAGSAAKAAATEARRRGKSVAMVERAAPGGTCLNVGCIPSKNMLAAAAARASAQNNRFPGILTSAGPVDLSLLVEAKDEFIRERREKDHVKATEQAGIVLLRGTASFTPSGQERPTLMVTGPNGEETPISAEHVLIATGAQPFIPDVPGLADVDHLTSASAMSLDRVPESLLVVGGNAIGLEQAQLFSRLGARTTVVELAPRIAPFEDPSISATLQQALTDDGIDFLTGANLTGVQPTGTGVLATVTVGSDKLRIPTEKILVATGRRPATDGLNLDAVGVELGPRGEVTVDEHLRTVHPRIWAAGDVTGQRQFVYVAGAQGVTAVSNIFGDSPRTLDYTAVPRVTFTSPAVASVGLTPHEVEATEQPYETRELPLAFVPRAMVSQRTNGLLKLVSEPGAGRILGVHMVGEEAGEVITAATYLLSAGFTVERLAGTWAPFLTMAESLRIAAQAPPTV
- a CDS encoding zinc-binding dehydrogenase encodes the protein MVRVDEWMTAVVLVAHGELDVLQLRQDVPVPQPGAGELLVRVSAAAVNNTDIWTRQGAYGLPGQPDALAGWRGAIAFPRIQGGDIAGTVAAVGSGVSNDLVGRRVLVDPALYRDESAQAPPVGLLGSEADGGFAQYVVVPAAQAYDMADSPLSDEQLACLPVAYGTAMGMLERVELHDGETVLVTGASGGVGLALVQLAAARGATVIAITSRSKADQVSTAGAAHVLARDDNDLASRIRALSPAGLPVVADVVGGRLIEQLLPLLADDGRWVIAGAVAGPVVSFDLRRLYLHNRRLIGSSMHTREHFAKLVQAARTGRISPRIAARYPLAEIHQAQRRFVQGQHAGKIIIRP